One part of the Dermacentor andersoni chromosome 2, qqDerAnde1_hic_scaffold, whole genome shotgun sequence genome encodes these proteins:
- the LOC129387578 gene encoding uncharacterized protein, with the protein MNAPQYGHSTSARHRMGFRKQVMLALILLSHCVAMTVRAGYPVPSGFVLPRIHGAIVPRILPLRPLGLSATTKRADTLPPPNLAAGTFHGVPPVLERYPLPSYPLAPPSTDTHAGEITPVVFTRPPIVPVSHHPLHPSHSTFGPLPSFTVKLSPPVPAVGGAIVGGRPAVRAFVPRIPAITKVLPGLNSEPVYPPHPYEFGYDITDEFGNTQYRHETSDAHNNKRGSYGYTDANGISRRVDYVADANGFRAHIRTNEPGTASSAPAGAVYDSKPVAVSTGAIRSQRGDLRVKASSHEWTPVAGRGVFVSQVKPHPAIISQTIPLLEEASGGHRTVAAPLRVLLGGMVARFQGLPTTVVNSASPAVVGGRTTLVDTDVSGTSHNAAGVVATKVLTAPTSTGGNGAHATLAVVALQPNHTQKVAGYHYKAKSR; encoded by the exons ATGAACGCTCCGCAATATGGCCACTCGACAAGCGCGCGGCACCGGATGGGTTTCAGGAAGCAGGTCATGCTAGCTTTG ATTCTGCTGAGTCATTGCGTGGCCATGACCGTACGAGCCGGCTACCCCGTGCCCTCTGGCTTCGTCCTTCCCCGAATACATGGAGCCATCGTGCCACGGATACTTCCACTGAGGCCACTAGGCCTTTCTGCAACCACGAAAAGGGCTGACACATTACCGCCACCGAACTTGGCCGCTGGAACATTCCACGGGGTCCCACCGGTGCTCGAGAGGTACCCGCTTCCATCGTACCCGCTGGCTCCCCCATCCACGGACACACACGCCGGTGAAATAACCCCTGTCGTCTTCACACGTCCACCCATCGTTCCGGTATCACACCATCCGCTGCACCCATCACACAGTACTTTCGGCCCGCTTCCGTCTTTCACTGTTAAATTGAGTCCTCCGGTCCCTGCCGTGGGTGGTGCCATAGTGGGAGGTAGACCAGCAGTGCGAGCTTTCGTGCCACGGATTCCTGCCATCACCAAGGTGCTGCCGGGTTTGAATTCAGAGCCTGTCTAC CCCCCGCACCCGTACGAATTCGGCTATGATATTACGGACGAGTTCGGCAACACGCAGTACCGGCATGAGACCAGCGACGCGCATAACAACAAGCGTGGTTCTTACGGCTACACCGACGCCAACGGCATCTCGCGCCGGGTGGACTACGTAGCGGACGCCAATGGCTTCCGTGCTCACATTCGCACCAATGAACCCGGCACGGCCTCCTCGGCACCGGCTGGCGCAGTCTACGACTCCAAGCCCGTAGCAGTCAGCACAGGCGCCATCAGATCTCAGCGAGGTGACTTGCGTGTCAAGGCGAGCAGCCATGAGTGGACGCCAGTTGCAGGAAGGGGGGTATTTGTGAGCCAGGTCAAGCCCCATCCAGCCATCATTTCTCAAACCATACCTCTCTTGGAAGAAGCAAGCGGTGGGCATCGAACGGTTGCTGCACCACTTCGAGTCCTCCTTGGAGGAATGGTCGCTCGTTTTCAAGGGCTACCAACGACAGTGGTTAACAGTGCGAGCCCCGCAGTGGTGGGTGGTCGCACTACCCTTGTCGACACGGACGTTAGCGGCACTTCTCACAATGCTGCGGGAGTCGTGGCCACTAAGGTTCTGACGGCTCCGACTTCCACTGGTGGCAACGGTGCCCATGCGACGCTCGCAGTAGTCGCGCTACAGCCCAATCATACCCAAAAAGTAGCTGGTTACCACTACAAAGCTAAAAGTCGCTAA